The following is a genomic window from Balneolales bacterium ANBcel1.
TGCTGGAAGAGGGGCAAATCACCGGATTTGTGGAAAAGCCATCGGAGCCTGTTTCGGACATGGCAATTATCGGCGTGTACTACTTCCGCGACGGTGAACGACTGCAGAAGGAGCTACAATATCTGATGGACAATGACATCCGTGGACACAAAAGTGAGTTCGACCTCACGGACGCAATAGACCGCCTTTTGAAACAAAACGCGGTTTTTCGTCCAGCTGATGTCTCTCAATGGCTTGATTTCGGGACGATCCCGGCCTGGATCTCATCTACTGCCGAAGTGCTGGAACGCATGGAATCCCGGCCGGATCTCGCCTCCAGGTACCCCGGCTCCACAATCATCCAACCCTGCCACATCGGAGACGGAGTAACGATCAAAAATTCTGTCATTGGTCCCTGTGCCAGTATCGGCGACGGTTGTAGCATTGAAGATTCAGAGGTAAGCCACAGCATTATTCTGGATCGGGCAGTGATCCGGAACTCGCAGCTGGAGCGCTCCACAGTTGGTTCCGCGGCCGAGATAGAAGGCTGCCGGCAGGAGATTCACCTGGGTGACTACTCCACCATTCGGGGGTAGGATAGCAGAATCGGGATGCAAATATCGTGGGTCAAACCGTCCGGCTACTTGACGATGGTAACCATGCCGCTCAGGTTGTGCAGCATGTAGTTTGTGATTCCACCGGATGTGATATCCACCGCCGAGGAGCTGAAGTCGGCCCCGCCCATGAACAGGTGATCCACATCCAGACGCTTCAACAATTCCACGAGCTTTTTTCGGGGGTCTCCCACTTCCACGACAATCCTGATGTTTTTATCGTCCGTCCCCTTCTCTGAAAACCTGAGCGCCTCTTTCCTGAGCAGTTTTTCCGACTGTTCAACTTCTTTGGGCAATCCCTCCCGGCCAACTCCCATGGGGTCCGATACAACATTGACGATATACACGACCGGCTTTTCCGGCAGGGAGTTGTATAGCCCGGCCGCATACTGCAAAGATTGATTTGCAAATGGCGAACCGTCCGTAGCTATCATCCATGTTTTGGGAAGTTCCACAGCAATAATAATATGTGTTTGTCTGAACCGGCTAATTCATCAGCAATCGACGGGAGTTGTTCAGAAATACAAAAAGCGCCTGACATCCTCGTAGGCAAGAAGCTACAAAATCTCACCTAATTATTCTATGGCTTTCAATATTATTTGTCACGCAGCGTTTCGTGATGCCGCGCATGTTCCCCTTCCGGCTCAAGATGAGCGGTTACGATAACATGGCCGCCCAGCTGATCCATTATTTTTTTCTCGAGAATTGTGGCTTCCCTGTGGGCCTTTTCCAGATCCACTCCGGGCTTGAAAAGCAAATGAAATTCGATCCACAGTGTACTCCCGGTACTCCGGTGCCTCAAGTCGTGCCAGCCCGAAATGTAATCACCTGCTTGCCCGTCAAGAATGCCTCTTATCTTGGCATCCGTTTCCGGATCGGTTTGATCCATCAATCCGGTAGTCGCATAACGGACCAGGCGATACCCCTCCAGAGATATGTAAAGGGCGATTCCCATGGCTACAAGGGCATCCAGAAACAGAAGACCGGTTCTTGATATCAGAATCAGAGTTACCAGTACTCCCCCGCTGGTATAGACATCGGTAAGGGTATGCTTTCCGTTGCCTATCAGGATCATGCTGTTTTCCTGTTTGCCGGTACGAACCAGGTACAGGCCAAGTACCAGGTTGATGAACGCGGAAATAAAAATGATGGCGGCACCGGCTTCGAGATTGAATACCTGGATCCCCCTGAAGAGGCTCATCACCGATTGGTAGCATATTGTCAGGGCCGCGACAAGAATGAGCATGCCTTCGGCTCCGACTGCAAAAAAGCCAATGCGTTCGTGCCCATAGGGATGGTCCAGGTCTGGCGGTTTTTGACTCAGATAGATACCGAAAGTGGAAAACCCGACAGCGAATACATGTATAAAACTTTCCGCAGCATCGGAAAGCACACTGTTGGCACCGGTATAGAGATAGGCCGAAAGTTTGATCAAAAACACAATAATTGATACCACCAGACTGACGGTTATCGCTCTCTGGGTCCGGTTGTGGGCAGGCTCTGTACTGGTCGGTGCAGTCTTTTTTTTACTCATTTCAAAACATATGGCATCCCACTATTTCTATGTCGGCTCAAAATATCCCAAACAAAAGCAGAATCAAACCAATCAGAATTAAAATGATCATTATCTTTAACCTCCAGAATCTTTTTATTCTTTCTCAAAAAGTTTTGAGGTTTTGCAGGATCTTCCAGAATCTTACCGGCAGCTTTTTCGAATCATATCTGAGGCCGTCTCTGAATTAGGGCAGAAGACCTATGTCATTGGGGGTCTGGTCAGGGACTACTATCTGCGCCGCATCGATCCCGGACACACATACGATATCGATCTGGTAACGGTCGGATCCGGCATCCGAGCGGCAGAAGCGGTAGCGGAAAAGCTTGGAACGGACAAAATTGCTACGTATCGCCGTTTTGGAACAGCTCGTGTTACGTACCGGCATTTTGTACTCGAGTTTGTCGGAGCCCGCAGGGAAAGTTACCGCTCCGACTCCCGCAAGCCGATAGTGGAAGACGGGACGCTGACAGATGACCAGTACCGGCGGGATTTTACCATCAATGCGTTGTCATGGTCTTTGAACCCTGAAGATTACGGACAGCTGAATGATCCCTTCCATGGAATGCGAGATCTTGAAAATGAGACTATTCGCACACCCGTGGATCCGGTCCGCACTTTCAGTGACGACCCCCTGCGCATGATGCGGGCCATCCGGTTTGCCTCGCAGCTGCACTTCAGTATTGACCCCGACACGAAAAAGGGGATTACAGAGTCTGCCGAAAGGCTGGACATCGTCTCTCGGGAACGCATAGCAGACGAACTCAATAAAATTGTGATGAGCGACCTGCCTTCCATCGGGTTTCAACTGATGCTCGACACGGGGCTGCTGAAACGCGTTTTACCGGAGTTGTGTGATCTGCAGGGTGTGGAGGAAGTACATGGAATTCGTCACAAAGACAATTTTTGGCACACCCTGAAGGTACTTGACAATGTCGCCATGGTCTCCGACAATCTCTGGCTCCGTTGGGCGGCGATTTTGCACGATATTGCCAAACCTGCGACAAAACGGTTCCATCCGAAACAGGGCTGGACATTTCACGGGCATGATGCTGTCGGTGCCAGAATGGTGGGGGCCATTTTTCGTCGCATCGGTCTCCCCCTTGACGAGCGTATGCGCTATGTGAAAAAACTGGTTCGTCTCCATTTGAGGCCTATCGCGCTTGTTGATGAAATCGTAACAGACAGCGCTGTTCGTCGACTTCTTTTCGACGCCGGCGATGATATAGAAGATCTGATGACTCTGTGCCGGGCCGATATTACCAGCAAAAATGACCGCAAGGTCAAGCAGTACCTTCAAAACTTCGATCTGGTTGAGAAAAAAATTGCTGAGGTTGAAGAAAAAGACCGGATACGTAACTGGAAACCGCCGATTGGCGGTGAGGAGATCATGGAGATTTGCGGTATCGGTCCCGGCAGAGAAGTTGGCACGATTAAATCCATGATTCAGGAAGCCATTTTGAGTGGAACGATTGCCAACTCACGCGAAGAAGCCATCGCGTACCTTCATTCCATAAAAGACTCCGTTTTGAATAACCGACAATCCCGGAACCATAACCAGTAGCTGTTTTGAACGATACCGATGACACTCTTTGGGTGGCGCGCTCCCCTGCAAAAATCAACCTTGGTTTGCAGGTACTGGGAAAACTCCCAAATGGATATCATGAAATATCCACCGGCTTCTGTTTCATAAACTGGAATGACCGGTTTGAGGTACGACGCGCTTCCTCATTCTCTCTCTCGATGTCAGATGACCGGCTGCCTGTCGATCATACCAATCTCATTGTCAAAGCGGTACATTTGCTCAAGCGGTATGTTGCACTGGATGATGCCTACTCCGTGTATGTCGACAAGATGATCCCGTTTGGAGCCGGCCTTGGCGGCGGAAGCAGCAATGCTGCCACCGTATTGAGAATCCTGAACAAAATCTCAGGTCTGGACATGCAGATTACTGAGCTACAATCACTTGTAGGATACCTCGGCGCCGATATCCCCATCTTTTTGCATGGAAAACCCGGCATCGGATCCGGCATCGGCACCGAAATATCGTTCCACGACATACAACCGGATGCCTGGATTGTTACGGTATTTCCCGATATCCATGTTTCAACCGCGGAGGCTTACCGGCACTGCCGGTCCAACGAAACCCCCGATTTTACGGTGGAACACATCCTGATGAACGAACCGCTGGAAGAGTGGCGTTATCTCCTTGAGAACGATCTGGAGCCATGGGTCATCCATCAACACCCGATGATCGGCGATATCAAGGATCAGCTCTATGAACTTGGAGCCGATTATGCGGCAATGAGTGGAAGCGGATCGGCTGTGTACGGTCTTTTTCCACAAGAGTTTGTGGCTGTTGACGCTCTGAATCAGCTGGCGGAATGGAAATTGCAGGTCAATATCACCCCTCCCGCACATGTTCCCGATATCGGCGTTTATCGCAGTTCCTGAGTTTTTCCGGTTTACTTTCGGTTCGACTTTCCGTAATTGTGAAAATTATTGCAATTGTTGCCCGCGACTTGATTTTGGCGATGTAACCGCTTACATTTTATTTCTTCTCTTCACCTTTTAACTCACCTCTTGCCATGATCAAAACGAATGACGACATCACCAAGGCCATGGATTCCGAATCCCTGAAGCTTGACATTCAAAGGCACCTCCGGTTTACGCTGGCCAAGTCCAGGTACTCGACCACGCAATGGGACAAGTTTCGCAGTGTTGCGTTAACTGCACTGGACCGTCTCCATGACCGCTGGATCGACACCCAGGAGCATTATTACGATGTGGATGCCAAGCGGGTCTATTATATCTCCATGGAGTTTCTGATAGGCCGTTTGCTCGACAACATGCTGGTGAACCTGGATATTCTGGATGAAGTCAAGGAAGCGCTGGATGCTCTTGGAATGGACTACGACCATGTTAAGGAGAACGAGTTTGACGCCGGCCTTGGCAATGGCGGCCTGGGCCGTCTGGCCGCCTGTTTCCTCGACTCCATGGCTACATTGGGCATACCAGGTTACGGGTATGGTATCCGATACGATTTTGGCATTTTCCACCAGCAGATCAAGAACGGGTTTCAGGTTGAGCAGCCGGACATGTGGCTTCAATTCGGCAATCCCTGGGATGTGGTGAGGCCAAAAATTCTCTACCCGGTCAATTTCTACGGTGAATCGGTCCCCTATACCGACTCCCAGGGGCAGACCCGGTTCAAGTGGGTAAATACACAGAAGGTTAACGCGCTTGCGTTTGACACACCGGTTCCCGGCTACAAAAACGATGTAGTGAACAATCTCCGGTTGTGGAAAGCCAGCTCGTCGAAAGCCATTGACCTGCACTCTTTCAGTCAGGGAGAATACATAGACGCCGTTCGCGATTCCCAGCTGCAGGAGAATATTTCGCGGGTACTCTACCCCAACGACAAGGTATTTGTCGGACAGGAGCTTCGACTCAAGCAGGAGTATTTCCTGGTTTGCGCGACTCTTCAGGACATTGTACGACGGTTCAAGAAGGTCCACAACGACTGGCGCAAGTTTCCCGACAAAGTGGCCATCCAGTGTAATGACACCCACCCGAACCTTGCCATCCCCGAACTGATGCGCGTACTGATCGATGAAGAGGGGCTCGACTGGGAA
Proteins encoded in this region:
- a CDS encoding sugar phosphate nucleotidyltransferase encodes the protein MAGKGTRLRPHTLTTPKPLLPVAGTMLIERIIGSFAASLDREISEIAFVLGDFGKDVEQQLSQMTQRFGAKASFYYQLEALGTAHAVNCAAESLTGEVIVAFADTLFEVDGAIDLEGADSVIWLKKVEDPSRYGVALLEEGQITGFVEKPSEPVSDMAIIGVYYFRDGERLQKELQYLMDNDIRGHKSEFDLTDAIDRLLKQNAVFRPADVSQWLDFGTIPAWISSTAEVLERMESRPDLASRYPGSTIIQPCHIGDGVTIKNSVIGPCASIGDGCSIEDSEVSHSIILDRAVIRNSQLERSTVGSAAEIEGCRQEIHLGDYSTIRG
- a CDS encoding universal stress protein; this encodes MIATDGSPFANQSLQYAAGLYNSLPEKPVVYIVNVVSDPMGVGREGLPKEVEQSEKLLRKEALRFSEKGTDDKNIRIVVEVGDPRKKLVELLKRLDVDHLFMGGADFSSSAVDITSGGITNYMLHNLSGMVTIVK
- a CDS encoding cation diffusion facilitator family transporter, producing MSKKKTAPTSTEPAHNRTQRAITVSLVVSIIVFLIKLSAYLYTGANSVLSDAAESFIHVFAVGFSTFGIYLSQKPPDLDHPYGHERIGFFAVGAEGMLILVAALTICYQSVMSLFRGIQVFNLEAGAAIIFISAFINLVLGLYLVRTGKQENSMILIGNGKHTLTDVYTSGGVLVTLILISRTGLLFLDALVAMGIALYISLEGYRLVRYATTGLMDQTDPETDAKIRGILDGQAGDYISGWHDLRHRSTGSTLWIEFHLLFKPGVDLEKAHREATILEKKIMDQLGGHVIVTAHLEPEGEHARHHETLRDK
- a CDS encoding HD domain-containing protein, encoding MQDLPESYRQLFRIISEAVSELGQKTYVIGGLVRDYYLRRIDPGHTYDIDLVTVGSGIRAAEAVAEKLGTDKIATYRRFGTARVTYRHFVLEFVGARRESYRSDSRKPIVEDGTLTDDQYRRDFTINALSWSLNPEDYGQLNDPFHGMRDLENETIRTPVDPVRTFSDDPLRMMRAIRFASQLHFSIDPDTKKGITESAERLDIVSRERIADELNKIVMSDLPSIGFQLMLDTGLLKRVLPELCDLQGVEEVHGIRHKDNFWHTLKVLDNVAMVSDNLWLRWAAILHDIAKPATKRFHPKQGWTFHGHDAVGARMVGAIFRRIGLPLDERMRYVKKLVRLHLRPIALVDEIVTDSAVRRLLFDAGDDIEDLMTLCRADITSKNDRKVKQYLQNFDLVEKKIAEVEEKDRIRNWKPPIGGEEIMEICGIGPGREVGTIKSMIQEAILSGTIANSREEAIAYLHSIKDSVLNNRQSRNHNQ
- the ispE gene encoding 4-(cytidine 5'-diphospho)-2-C-methyl-D-erythritol kinase codes for the protein MNDTDDTLWVARSPAKINLGLQVLGKLPNGYHEISTGFCFINWNDRFEVRRASSFSLSMSDDRLPVDHTNLIVKAVHLLKRYVALDDAYSVYVDKMIPFGAGLGGGSSNAATVLRILNKISGLDMQITELQSLVGYLGADIPIFLHGKPGIGSGIGTEISFHDIQPDAWIVTVFPDIHVSTAEAYRHCRSNETPDFTVEHILMNEPLEEWRYLLENDLEPWVIHQHPMIGDIKDQLYELGADYAAMSGSGSAVYGLFPQEFVAVDALNQLAEWKLQVNITPPAHVPDIGVYRSS